A DNA window from Comamonas fluminis contains the following coding sequences:
- a CDS encoding GNAT family N-acetyltransferase: protein MTTTLQFRDFSATDLPTLASAMGDTRVTQFYGLETAQTDARAIAKEQLAWYQELAKDGDGWWQAICISGQVVGGIGIYDLEEDGNSAELGYWLLPSHWGLGLMRSALPQWLPSAFARLQLHNCVAYVEPENQASIRLLTASGFTHEGLLRECSRRGSRYISLHRFSLLVHELKQA from the coding sequence ATGACCACCACCTTGCAATTTCGCGATTTCAGCGCTACAGATCTACCCACCCTGGCCAGTGCAATGGGAGACACAAGGGTCACGCAGTTCTATGGGCTTGAGACAGCACAGACCGACGCCCGCGCCATTGCCAAGGAGCAACTGGCCTGGTATCAGGAGCTTGCCAAAGATGGCGATGGCTGGTGGCAGGCCATCTGCATTTCCGGCCAGGTCGTTGGAGGAATAGGCATCTACGACCTGGAAGAGGATGGCAACAGCGCAGAGCTAGGCTATTGGCTGCTGCCCAGCCACTGGGGACTTGGCCTGATGCGTTCAGCCTTGCCGCAGTGGCTCCCCTCTGCCTTTGCGCGACTGCAACTGCACAATTGCGTAGCCTATGTGGAGCCCGAAAACCAGGCCTCCATTCGGCTGCTGACCGCCTCAGGATTTACGCATGAAGGCCTGCTGCGAGAATGCAGCAGACGTGGCAGTCGCTATATCTCGCTGCACCGGTTTTCGCTGCTGGTGCATGAGCTGAAACAGGCCTGA
- a CDS encoding TRAP transporter large permease, whose product MNEITASILLIVVLLVLLSGGVWVGLTLAGVAWFGMEFFTARAAGDAMAMTIWGSASSWTLTALPLFVWMGEILYRTNLSESMFRGLAPWVNALPGRLLHTNVIGCTIFAAVSGSSAATCATVGKMNVPELMKRGYPENMVIGSLGGPATLGLLIPPSIILIVYGVSAELSISKLFMAGVLPGIMLAIMFSGWIIVWALMNPGKVPKADSSLSFKEKIYESRHLIPVVLLIASVIASIYTGIATATEAAGIGVVGSLILSAVQGALTWDNFKAALFGATRLYCMIALILAGAAFMTLSMGYIGLPRQLAEYVGSLNLSPAMLMVVLGLFYIVLGCFLDGISTIVLTSAVVLPIIQAAGIDPLWFGIFLVITVETAQITPPVGFNLFVLQGMTGKQITYLARVCLPYFVLMVIALVILWIFPQIVTVLPNHM is encoded by the coding sequence ATGAATGAAATTACCGCCAGCATCCTCCTCATTGTGGTGCTGCTTGTCTTGCTCAGCGGCGGCGTCTGGGTGGGCCTGACGCTTGCAGGCGTTGCCTGGTTTGGCATGGAATTTTTCACGGCACGCGCGGCGGGTGATGCCATGGCCATGACCATCTGGGGCTCTGCCAGCAGCTGGACGCTGACAGCCCTGCCGCTGTTTGTGTGGATGGGTGAAATCCTCTACCGCACCAATCTGAGCGAAAGCATGTTCCGGGGTCTCGCCCCCTGGGTCAACGCCCTGCCCGGGCGCCTGCTGCACACCAATGTGATCGGCTGCACCATTTTTGCGGCAGTGTCCGGCTCATCGGCCGCCACCTGCGCCACCGTGGGCAAGATGAACGTGCCCGAGCTGATGAAGCGCGGCTACCCCGAGAACATGGTGATTGGCTCGCTGGGCGGGCCTGCCACGCTGGGCTTGCTGATTCCGCCGTCCATCATCCTGATCGTGTATGGCGTATCGGCCGAGCTGTCGATCTCCAAACTGTTCATGGCAGGCGTGCTCCCCGGCATCATGCTGGCCATCATGTTCAGCGGCTGGATCATCGTCTGGGCACTGATGAACCCCGGCAAGGTGCCCAAGGCCGATTCAAGCCTGAGCTTCAAGGAAAAGATCTACGAATCCCGCCATCTGATTCCTGTGGTGCTGCTGATTGCCTCGGTCATCGCCAGCATCTACACCGGCATTGCCACCGCTACGGAGGCTGCTGGCATTGGCGTGGTGGGCTCGCTGATTCTTTCCGCCGTGCAGGGCGCGCTGACCTGGGACAACTTCAAAGCCGCATTATTTGGCGCCACACGCCTGTACTGCATGATCGCGCTGATTCTGGCGGGCGCGGCCTTCATGACCTTGTCCATGGGCTATATCGGCCTGCCGCGTCAACTGGCCGAATATGTGGGCAGCCTGAACCTGTCGCCCGCCATGCTGATGGTGGTGCTGGGCCTGTTCTATATCGTGCTGGGCTGCTTTCTGGATGGCATCTCCACCATCGTGCTGACATCGGCCGTGGTGCTTCCCATCATCCAGGCGGCGGGTATCGACCCTCTGTGGTTCGGCATCTTTCTCGTCATTACGGTAGAAACCGCCCAGATCACGCCGCCCGTGGGCTTCAATCTGTTTGTGCTGCAAGGCATGACCGGCAAGCAGATCACCTACCTGGCCCGAGTCTGCCTGCCCTACTTTGTGCTGATGGTGATTGCACTCGTCATACTCTGGATCTTTCCGCAGATCGTGACAGTGCTGCCCAACCATATGTAA
- a CDS encoding TRAP transporter small permease: protein MRKLLDGLYSTAAWLAGLAMIGILVMVLLTILSRLVGFSAPGTDAYAGYAMAGAGFMALASTFKKGEHIRVTLLLGALKGTPLKVMEVLALSIATLLSGFLAFYSVRLTWQSWDIEDISVGIDATPMWIPQIFMALGTVIFFIALLDDLVLELQGKRQNAVNEDAHHE from the coding sequence ATGCGCAAACTTCTCGACGGCCTGTACAGCACAGCCGCATGGCTGGCGGGGCTGGCCATGATCGGCATTCTGGTGATGGTGCTGCTCACCATTCTGAGCCGCCTGGTCGGCTTCAGCGCCCCCGGCACAGATGCCTATGCCGGTTACGCCATGGCAGGCGCTGGCTTTATGGCACTGGCCAGCACTTTCAAAAAAGGCGAGCACATCCGCGTCACGCTGTTGCTGGGTGCGCTCAAGGGAACTCCACTCAAGGTGATGGAAGTCCTAGCACTGAGCATTGCAACGCTTCTGAGCGGCTTTCTGGCTTTCTATTCGGTCCGGCTGACCTGGCAGTCCTGGGATATTGAAGACATCTCGGTAGGTATCGACGCCACCCCCATGTGGATACCGCAGATCTTCATGGCACTGGGCACCGTTATCTTTTTCATAGCACTGCTCGATGATCTGGTGCTGGAGCTACAAGGAAAACGCCAAAACGCAGTGAACGAGGACGCGCACCATGAATGA
- a CDS encoding TRAP transporter substrate-binding protein, giving the protein MKRHIFCATATLITSIGFASAAAAQTKWDFATAYGPGNFHSKNNELFVKDVDAATGGKLKITPHFGASLFKMPEIKRAVQTGNAQMGEFFLVSFQNESQIFGVDGLPFLVSNYDEAFKLYQAQKPALQKLLDKQGQVLLYSVAWPPQGIYTKKPINSAADLKGMKWRVYSPTTARIGELIGAQPVTVQEAELAQALATGVVDGLITSSATGADNKLFESLKYYYNVQAWIPKNAVTVSKKAFAALSKSEQDALLKAAATAEERGWKESREVDVRSIAALKAGGMTVDPGSAQLKADLAKVGDTVIKEWIEKAGADGKAILDAYKAK; this is encoded by the coding sequence ATGAAGCGTCACATCTTCTGCGCCACCGCCACTTTGATTACCAGCATCGGCTTTGCCAGCGCAGCGGCAGCCCAGACCAAATGGGATTTCGCCACGGCATATGGCCCCGGCAACTTTCACTCCAAGAACAACGAGCTTTTTGTGAAGGATGTGGACGCAGCCACCGGCGGCAAGCTCAAGATCACACCGCACTTTGGTGCATCGCTGTTCAAAATGCCCGAAATCAAACGCGCTGTGCAGACTGGCAATGCGCAGATGGGTGAGTTCTTCCTGGTCAGCTTCCAGAACGAATCGCAAATCTTTGGCGTGGACGGCCTGCCCTTTCTGGTGAGCAACTATGACGAGGCCTTCAAGCTCTACCAAGCCCAAAAGCCTGCGCTGCAAAAGCTGCTGGACAAGCAAGGACAAGTACTTCTTTATTCCGTGGCCTGGCCGCCCCAGGGCATCTATACCAAGAAGCCCATCAATTCGGCTGCCGACCTGAAAGGCATGAAGTGGCGTGTGTATTCACCCACCACAGCCCGCATCGGCGAACTCATTGGAGCCCAGCCGGTAACCGTGCAGGAAGCCGAACTGGCCCAGGCACTGGCTACTGGCGTGGTGGATGGCCTGATCACATCCAGCGCCACAGGTGCGGACAACAAGCTGTTCGAAAGCCTGAAGTATTACTACAACGTGCAGGCCTGGATTCCCAAGAATGCCGTCACCGTGAGCAAAAAGGCATTTGCCGCGCTGAGCAAGTCCGAGCAGGATGCTCTCCTCAAAGCTGCGGCCACCGCCGAAGAGCGCGGCTGGAAGGAATCCCGGGAGGTGGATGTCCGATCCATCGCCGCACTGAAAGCCGGTGGCATGACGGTAGACCCCGGCTCTGCCCAGTTGAAGGCTGACCTGGCCAAGGTGGGCGACACCGTCATCAAGGAATGGATCGAGAAGGCTGGCGCAGATGGCAAAGCCATTCTGGATGCCTACAAAGCCAAATAA
- a CDS encoding GntR family transcriptional regulator has translation MKAATDTQNLTERIADEIREKLVNAELAPGQRLSEAALSEALDISRNTLREVFRVLTKEGLLVHEPNKGVSVAVPSMASIIDIYRVRRMIECQALAQAYPMHPARALMHQAVADGLRFSEQENWAEVGTANMAFHKAIVALADSERLNEMFSHLLAELRLAFGLLRDPRFLHAPYVEMNQHILQTFENSKPADAAAELHDYLVHSERIILAAYARQLAEAGIKSV, from the coding sequence ATGAAAGCCGCAACAGACACCCAGAATCTGACCGAGCGGATAGCCGACGAGATACGAGAAAAGCTGGTCAACGCAGAGCTGGCACCAGGGCAGCGCCTGTCCGAAGCCGCTCTCAGCGAAGCGCTGGACATCTCGCGCAACACCTTGCGCGAAGTGTTTCGCGTACTGACCAAGGAAGGTCTGCTGGTGCACGAGCCCAACAAGGGCGTGTCGGTGGCCGTCCCCAGCATGGCGTCCATCATCGACATCTACCGCGTGCGCCGCATGATCGAGTGCCAGGCACTGGCCCAGGCCTACCCCATGCACCCGGCCCGTGCGCTGATGCATCAGGCAGTAGCCGATGGGCTGCGCTTCAGCGAACAAGAGAACTGGGCCGAAGTCGGTACGGCCAATATGGCGTTTCATAAAGCCATCGTGGCCCTGGCCGATAGCGAACGCCTCAATGAAATGTTCTCGCACCTGCTGGCCGAGCTGCGCCTGGCCTTTGGCCTGCTGCGCGACCCGCGCTTTCTGCATGCGCCCTATGTAGAAATGAACCAGCACATCCTGCAAACCTTTGAAAACAGCAAGCCTGCAGATGCAGCAGCAGAGCTGCACGATTACCTGGTGCATTCAGAGCGCATCATCCTCGCTGCCTACGCCCGCCAACTGGCGGAAGCCGGCATCAAGAGCGTGTAA
- a CDS encoding DUF969 domain-containing protein — translation MPVDINLWPLIGVLIIIAGFALRFNPMLVVIVTAIGTAFAAGFPLDKVLAAIGTGFIKTRNLPLIILLPLAVIGLLERHGLRQHAQNWISSIKSATAGRLLIVYLAARQLTAAIGLTSLGGHPQMVRPLLAPMAEGATESRYGKLSAKVREKLRAMSAATDNVGLFFGEDIFVAFGAIVLMTTFLKEAGIEVEPIHVALWGIPTATCAFLIHAFRLHRLDKQLAREIAAEQKAAQGEQA, via the coding sequence ATGCCTGTTGACATCAATTTGTGGCCGCTGATTGGCGTGCTCATCATCATTGCGGGCTTCGCGCTGCGCTTTAACCCCATGCTGGTGGTCATCGTGACCGCCATCGGCACGGCCTTTGCGGCGGGCTTTCCGCTGGACAAGGTGCTGGCCGCCATTGGCACCGGTTTTATCAAGACGCGCAATCTGCCGCTCATCATCTTGCTGCCACTGGCCGTGATTGGTCTGCTGGAGCGCCATGGTCTGCGTCAGCATGCGCAGAACTGGATCAGCTCCATCAAGTCGGCAACGGCCGGTCGCCTGCTCATCGTCTATCTGGCTGCGCGCCAGTTGACGGCTGCTATTGGCCTGACCAGCCTGGGCGGTCACCCCCAGATGGTGCGCCCGCTGTTGGCCCCCATGGCTGAAGGCGCAACGGAAAGCCGCTACGGCAAGCTGTCTGCGAAGGTGCGTGAAAAGCTGCGAGCCATGTCTGCCGCGACCGACAACGTGGGTCTGTTCTTTGGTGAAGACATTTTTGTGGCCTTTGGTGCCATCGTGCTGATGACCACCTTCCTGAAGGAAGCGGGTATCGAGGTTGAGCCGATTCATGTGGCGCTGTGGGGCATTCCGACGGCGACCTGCGCGTTCTTGATTCATGCGTTCCGCCTGCACCGTCTGGACAAGCAACTGGCGCGTGAAATTGCTGCAGAACAGAAAGCAGCCCAGGGAGAACAGGCATGA
- a CDS encoding DUF979 domain-containing protein — MTITIQYLYYLVGVVLAVTAVMTLRDASNPRRFSAGLFWALYALVFLVGDLLPPAWVGAVAIVMALIAGFGGVLGGKHQPRTDAQYLESAKRLGNKLFVPALAIPLITMVGTLSAKHLVFGGVPLIDPKNSTLVSLGIGCVIALGLACKMTRETPVQGLRESHRLIDALGWALVLPQMLGMLGLVFSDAGVGKAVAYVTTTYINMDVRFVAVAVYVIGMALFTVIMGNGFAAFPVMTGGVGVPVLVGVYHGDPAVMAAVGMLSGYCGTLLTPMAANFNLVPAALLEIDKNAVIKAQVPTAITLLIVNVFLLNFLMFR; from the coding sequence ATGACCATCACCATTCAATACCTGTACTACCTCGTCGGCGTGGTGCTGGCGGTTACCGCCGTCATGACGCTGCGCGATGCCAGCAACCCGCGCCGTTTCTCGGCGGGCCTGTTCTGGGCGCTGTATGCGCTGGTGTTTCTGGTGGGCGACTTGCTGCCACCCGCATGGGTGGGCGCGGTGGCCATCGTCATGGCGCTGATCGCCGGCTTTGGTGGCGTGCTGGGTGGCAAGCACCAGCCACGCACGGATGCGCAATACCTGGAAAGCGCCAAGCGTCTGGGCAACAAGCTGTTTGTGCCCGCGCTGGCCATTCCGCTCATCACCATGGTGGGCACGCTGTCGGCCAAGCATCTGGTTTTTGGCGGTGTGCCCTTGATCGACCCCAAGAACAGCACGCTGGTCAGCCTGGGCATTGGCTGCGTGATTGCGCTGGGGCTGGCCTGCAAGATGACGCGTGAAACCCCGGTGCAAGGCCTGCGTGAATCGCACCGCCTGATTGATGCACTGGGCTGGGCCCTGGTGCTGCCGCAGATGCTGGGCATGCTGGGCCTGGTGTTCTCCGATGCGGGTGTGGGCAAGGCCGTGGCCTATGTCACCACCACCTACATCAACATGGACGTGCGCTTTGTGGCCGTTGCCGTGTATGTGATTGGCATGGCGCTGTTCACCGTCATCATGGGCAATGGCTTTGCGGCCTTCCCGGTGATGACCGGCGGTGTGGGCGTGCCCGTGCTGGTGGGTGTGTATCACGGCGACCCCGCTGTGATGGCGGCGGTGGGCATGTTGTCGGGCTACTGCGGCACGCTGTTGACGCCCATGGCGGCCAACTTCAACCTGGTGCCAGCGGCGCTGCTGGAAATTGACAAGAATGCGGTGATCAAAGCGCAGGTGCCTACGGCCATCACGCTGCTGATCGTGAACGTGTTCTTGCTGAACTTCCTGATGTTCCGTTGA
- the pcp gene encoding pyroglutamyl-peptidase I yields the protein MTAPAAPRILLTGFEPFDQDTVNPSWEVARALNGELIAGGQVHAVQLPCVFGAAMQVLDEALAQLQPTLIISLGLAGGRTDITPERVAINIDDARIPDNAGNQPVDASVVEKAPAAYFSTLPIKAMVRHLRDAGIPASVSNTAGTFVCNHVFYALMHRLARRAAPGVRGGFIHIPALPQQAAQHPGMASMALETQVTGIREAIRTAMTVQQDLLENAGQLH from the coding sequence ATGACTGCGCCTGCTGCCCCCCGCATTCTTTTGACCGGCTTTGAGCCTTTTGACCAAGACACCGTCAACCCCTCCTGGGAAGTGGCGCGTGCGCTGAATGGCGAGCTGATTGCCGGTGGCCAGGTGCATGCCGTGCAACTGCCATGTGTATTTGGCGCGGCCATGCAGGTACTGGATGAAGCGTTGGCGCAGCTGCAGCCCACGCTCATCATCAGCCTGGGTCTGGCGGGTGGGCGCACCGACATCACCCCCGAGCGCGTGGCCATCAATATCGACGACGCACGCATCCCCGACAACGCGGGCAATCAGCCTGTGGATGCATCGGTGGTGGAAAAGGCCCCCGCGGCCTACTTCTCCACCTTGCCCATCAAGGCCATGGTGCGCCATCTGCGCGATGCAGGCATTCCCGCTTCGGTGTCCAACACTGCGGGCACCTTTGTCTGCAACCACGTGTTCTACGCGCTCATGCACCGCCTTGCGCGCCGGGCTGCGCCGGGCGTGCGCGGCGGATTTATCCACATACCGGCGCTGCCGCAGCAGGCAGCGCAGCACCCAGGTATGGCCAGTATGGCGCTGGAGACGCAGGTTACAGGCATACGCGAAGCCATTCGCACAGCGATGACAGTGCAGCAGGACTTGCTGGAAAACGCAGGTCAGCTGCACTGA
- a CDS encoding LamB/YcsF family protein has product MKMDLNSDLGESFGAWTMGDDAAMLDIVSSANVACGFHAGDAAGILATLKAAKARNVVVGAHVAYRDLAGFGRRNMDVASSDLVADVIYQIGALQGLAQVAGTTVKYVKPHGALYNTIAQDKRQATDVINAMKAIDPSLVLMALAGSPLIGWARDAGLTVVAEAFADRGYTPSGALVSRREPGAVLHDEALIARRMLTLVRDGVIEAVDGSMVRVEADSICVHGDSPGAVAIARTIRQRFEQEGVQIASFVA; this is encoded by the coding sequence ATGAAAATGGATTTGAACAGCGACCTGGGCGAGAGCTTTGGCGCCTGGACCATGGGCGACGATGCCGCCATGCTGGACATCGTCAGCAGCGCCAACGTGGCTTGCGGTTTTCATGCGGGCGATGCGGCTGGCATTCTGGCCACGCTCAAAGCTGCCAAGGCCCGCAACGTGGTGGTGGGGGCGCATGTGGCCTACCGCGATCTGGCTGGCTTTGGCCGCCGCAATATGGATGTGGCCAGCAGCGATCTGGTGGCTGATGTGATCTACCAGATCGGCGCCTTGCAGGGCCTGGCGCAGGTGGCAGGCACCACCGTGAAGTATGTGAAGCCGCATGGCGCGCTGTACAACACCATTGCCCAGGACAAGCGCCAGGCCACCGATGTGATCAACGCCATGAAGGCGATTGACCCGTCGCTGGTGCTGATGGCGCTGGCCGGCTCGCCCCTGATTGGCTGGGCACGCGATGCCGGCCTGACCGTGGTGGCCGAAGCCTTTGCCGACCGTGGCTACACGCCCAGCGGCGCGCTGGTGTCGCGCCGCGAACCCGGTGCGGTGCTGCACGACGAGGCCCTGATTGCCCGGCGCATGCTGACCTTGGTGCGCGACGGCGTGATCGAGGCTGTGGATGGCAGCATGGTGCGCGTGGAGGCTGACTCCATCTGCGTGCATGGCGACAGCCCCGGCGCCGTGGCCATTGCTCGCACGATCCGCCAGCGCTTTGAACAAGAAGGCGTGCAGATCGCCTCGTTTGTGGCTTGA
- a CDS encoding carboxyltransferase domain-containing protein — MRFLPVNRQAILVELADLQQTLVLLASLQAQPIEGVQELVPAARTILVYFSPQRITAAALVQAIAGRDLQGSVQRSDVLVEIPVHYDGEDLAEVAQILGISADEVVRRHTGSEWSVAFTGFAPGFAYLSGGDATFNVPRRATPRTKVPAGAVALAGTFSAVYPQASPGGWQIIGVTDTAMWDLERDLPALLQPGYRVRFVDAEKTIAASAPELNLSLSKDMEIESGCAEPAPEKECAALRVRATGLLTVFQDLGRHGQAGQGVSASGAMDQAALKSANRLVGNASNLPALETVGGGLALQSVGENVVAVTGADAPLTITTAQGQRWSAPSYAAVALADGDTLTVGQPVAGARCYVAVRGGYQVAPVLGSAATDTLAHVGPPALQAGQLLAVQPAAHAVTAAPELPPAHLPAVDAEVVLDVELGPRTDWFTPEAVALLASQRWQVTPQSNRVGLRLAGDVALTRAITAELPSEGTPLGAIQVPASGQPVLFLADHPLTGGYPVIGCVAPHHLDLAGQIPVGAWIRFNPVRSFEELTPAP; from the coding sequence ATGCGTTTTCTTCCCGTCAACCGCCAGGCGATTCTGGTGGAGCTGGCCGATCTGCAGCAGACACTGGTGCTGCTGGCTTCGCTGCAGGCACAGCCCATTGAAGGCGTGCAGGAACTGGTGCCCGCTGCACGCACCATCCTCGTGTATTTCTCGCCGCAACGTATTACCGCCGCAGCACTGGTGCAGGCCATTGCCGGTCGCGACCTGCAGGGATCGGTCCAGCGCTCGGATGTGCTGGTGGAAATCCCCGTGCACTACGACGGCGAAGACCTTGCCGAAGTGGCGCAGATCCTGGGTATCAGCGCCGATGAAGTGGTGCGCCGCCATACGGGCAGCGAATGGTCGGTGGCCTTCACCGGATTTGCGCCGGGCTTTGCGTACCTGAGCGGAGGCGACGCCACCTTCAATGTGCCGCGCCGCGCCACACCGCGCACCAAGGTGCCTGCGGGCGCCGTGGCGCTGGCCGGTACCTTCAGCGCGGTCTACCCGCAGGCCAGCCCCGGCGGCTGGCAGATCATTGGCGTGACGGATACGGCCATGTGGGACCTGGAGCGTGATCTGCCTGCGCTGCTGCAGCCTGGGTACCGCGTGCGCTTTGTGGATGCAGAGAAAACCATAGCTGCTTCAGCGCCTGAATTAAACCTTTCCTTGTCAAAAGATATGGAAATCGAGAGCGGGTGCGCTGAACCTGCTCCTGAAAAAGAGTGCGCTGCATTGCGCGTGCGGGCCACGGGCCTGCTCACCGTGTTCCAGGATCTGGGTCGCCACGGTCAGGCCGGGCAGGGTGTATCCGCCTCCGGCGCCATGGACCAGGCCGCGCTCAAATCGGCCAATCGTCTGGTGGGCAATGCCAGCAATCTGCCCGCACTCGAAACCGTGGGTGGCGGTCTGGCGCTGCAAAGCGTGGGCGAGAACGTGGTGGCCGTCACCGGGGCCGATGCACCGCTGACCATTACCACCGCCCAAGGCCAGCGCTGGAGCGCACCGTCTTACGCCGCCGTGGCACTGGCCGATGGCGATACCTTGACCGTGGGCCAACCGGTGGCTGGCGCCCGCTGCTATGTGGCAGTGCGTGGCGGCTACCAGGTTGCACCGGTGTTGGGCAGCGCCGCTACCGACACGCTGGCCCATGTTGGCCCACCCGCTTTGCAAGCAGGGCAGTTACTGGCCGTGCAGCCCGCCGCGCATGCGGTGACGGCTGCGCCGGAGCTGCCGCCTGCGCATCTGCCAGCCGTGGATGCAGAAGTCGTGCTGGATGTGGAATTGGGCCCGCGCACCGACTGGTTCACGCCCGAGGCCGTGGCCCTGCTGGCCAGCCAGCGCTGGCAAGTCACTCCGCAATCCAACCGCGTGGGCCTGCGCCTGGCGGGAGATGTGGCACTGACCCGCGCTATCACCGCCGAGCTGCCCAGCGAAGGCACGCCACTGGGCGCGATTCAGGTGCCCGCAAGCGGCCAGCCCGTGCTGTTTCTGGCCGATCACCCATTGACCGGCGGCTACCCCGTAATCGGCTGTGTGGCGCCGCACCACCTGGATCTGGCGGGGCAAATTCCCGTTGGCGCCTGGATTCGTTTTAACCCTGTACGTTCTTTTGAAGAACTCACTCCCGCCCCGTGA
- a CDS encoding acetyl/propionyl/methylcrotonyl-CoA carboxylase subunit alpha has protein sequence MSKVLIANRGEIAVRIARACADYGVKSVAVYANADIDALHARMADEAFGLDGDKPADSYLNIDKLIAIAKKSGADAVHPGYGFLSESEAFARAVLDAGLIWIGPRPDTIAQLGDKVEARKIALKVGAPLVAGTADPVKNADEVLAFAQQHGLPIIIKAAFGGGGRGMKIAWRMDEVAELYESAVREAVTAFGRGECFVEQFLDKPRHIEAQVIADTHGHVVVMGTRDCSLQRRNQKLVEEAPAPFITEEQREKIHSAARNICAEAGYISAGTVEFLLSANGAISFLEVNTRLQVEHTVTEETTGVDLVIEQLRVADGLPLSITATPAPRAHSIEFRINAEDVGRGFLPTPGPVVKFLPPSGPGVRVDSGVESGSIIPGTFDSMMAKLIVTGATREQAMARARRALREFQIEGVASVLPFHKAVMDHPDFVGTDGFKVHTRWIESDFAEPLAAAVRAEPLADTSLLRTAIEIDGRRVTLGLPAVLLQGLAAGANGGVTAAAEKETIDPAAVASPIAGNLHAWKVADGDEVKEGDVIAVMEAMKMEMQVSAHKAGRISLAAQAGTAQALGAVIAHIR, from the coding sequence ATTTCTAAAGTTCTGATTGCCAACCGTGGTGAGATCGCCGTCCGTATCGCCCGCGCCTGCGCCGACTATGGCGTGAAGTCCGTAGCCGTTTACGCCAATGCCGATATCGACGCCCTGCATGCACGCATGGCCGATGAAGCGTTTGGTCTGGATGGCGACAAGCCTGCAGACAGCTATCTGAATATCGACAAGCTGATTGCCATTGCCAAAAAATCCGGTGCCGACGCCGTGCACCCCGGCTACGGCTTTCTGTCGGAGAGCGAAGCCTTTGCGCGCGCCGTGCTGGATGCCGGCCTGATCTGGATTGGCCCGCGCCCCGACACCATTGCCCAGCTGGGCGACAAGGTCGAGGCACGCAAGATTGCGCTCAAGGTGGGGGCGCCGCTGGTGGCGGGCACGGCCGACCCCGTGAAAAACGCCGACGAGGTGCTGGCGTTTGCGCAACAGCACGGCCTGCCCATCATCATCAAGGCCGCGTTTGGCGGCGGCGGGCGCGGCATGAAGATCGCGTGGCGCATGGATGAGGTGGCTGAGCTGTACGAGTCGGCCGTGCGCGAAGCCGTGACCGCTTTTGGCCGTGGCGAATGCTTTGTCGAGCAGTTCCTCGACAAGCCGCGCCATATCGAAGCCCAGGTGATTGCCGATACGCACGGCCATGTGGTGGTAATGGGCACGCGCGACTGCTCGCTGCAGCGGCGCAACCAGAAACTGGTGGAAGAGGCGCCTGCACCTTTCATCACTGAAGAGCAGCGCGAAAAAATTCATAGCGCTGCACGCAATATCTGCGCCGAGGCTGGCTATATCAGCGCGGGAACCGTGGAGTTTTTGCTGTCTGCCAATGGCGCTATCTCTTTCCTCGAAGTGAACACCCGGCTGCAGGTGGAGCACACGGTGACCGAGGAAACCACGGGCGTGGATCTGGTGATTGAGCAGCTGCGTGTGGCCGATGGCCTGCCGCTGTCCATCACTGCAACGCCAGCGCCGCGTGCGCACTCCATTGAATTCCGCATCAATGCCGAAGATGTGGGGCGCGGCTTTCTGCCCACGCCCGGCCCGGTGGTGAAATTCCTCCCGCCATCAGGCCCCGGTGTGCGCGTGGATTCGGGGGTGGAATCGGGCTCCATCATTCCTGGCACTTTTGATTCGATGATGGCCAAGCTCATCGTCACCGGCGCCACGCGCGAGCAGGCCATGGCCCGTGCCCGCCGCGCGCTGCGCGAGTTTCAGATCGAAGGCGTGGCCTCGGTGCTGCCGTTTCACAAGGCGGTCATGGATCACCCCGACTTTGTGGGTACTGATGGCTTCAAGGTGCATACGCGCTGGATCGAATCCGACTTTGCCGAACCGCTGGCCGCTGCCGTGCGTGCCGAGCCACTGGCCGACACCAGCTTGCTGCGCACCGCTATCGAAATCGACGGCCGCCGCGTAACCCTGGGCTTGCCGGCCGTGCTGCTGCAGGGCTTGGCAGCAGGCGCTAATGGCGGCGTCACTGCAGCTGCAGAAAAAGAAACGATCGACCCGGCCGCAGTGGCCTCGCCCATCGCTGGCAATCTGCATGCGTGGAAAGTCGCTGATGGCGATGAAGTCAAGGAAGGCGATGTGATCGCCGTGATGGAAGCCATGAAAATGGAGATGCAGGTCTCTGCGCACAAGGCGGGCCGCATTTCGCTGGCCGCACAGGCGGGCACTGCACAGGCGCTGGGCGCGGTGATTGCGCATATCCGCTGA